AAGAAAGTTTTGCGAAGGTGAAGAAATATGGTCTGCAGATGTTACTTACTCAAGATGAAGGTGTCAAGACCTTCATTTCCAATTTGACTGCCCAACTCTCTGGTAAGTTATAGAATTTTGTCAAAGTTGTGGATTGGTATTTAGGGGTAGGGAAGTGATTCTTTTCTCTATGATTGTGTTCATGTAGAGTGGTTGGAAGCTGGAAAGCTACAAAGGATGGTTCTTGTAATCATGAGCAAGGCCTCTGGTGAGGTACTAGAGAGGTGGAATTTCAGTGTCGAAACCGACAGCGAGGTTGTTGAGAAAGGGTACGTTGATCTCATTTTCTGATCTCTGGTAAATTTTGTGGACTGGTAAAAGTGTATGTTGGAGGCTTCAATGGCGGTAGAAATATAGAGAGCttctaatgttttttttttgtttgaattttgtcTTATATAATATTGGACTTATATGAACTTAAATGGAGTGATACGGACAATGAAGATTCATATAGTCGACCCCAACTAGTTTGGAATTAAGACGTAGTTGGAGAAAGTGCATGTTGGATCCTTCATTAATTAACTTTTATTTGGATCAGTGTTTCAAGGGAGAAAAGTGACAAAGAAATAATGAGGGAAATTCAAGCAATTATGAGGCAAATTATTTCAAGCGTCACTTTTTTGCCTTGCCTTGAGGAACCATGTAAGCATCATTTGTGCTTAGAAATACAATGTCAATGTTTCTTTGGAACTTTCTGGATGACACAATCCTTGTTTCATTGTGTTTGCCATAGGTGTGTTTGATGTGTTAGCATACACTGATACAGATGTTGCAGTTCCATTCACTTGGATTGAGAGTGATCCTAAACTGATTGCAAATCCACATATGGTTAAACTGCATTCATTTGACACCAAGGTATAGGAGCAATCTGCTGCTTGATTTTGAAGCCTTGGATATTTTGGAACCCtaatttgatttttgttttctcTATGCAGATTCACAAGGTTGACACTTTGGTTTCATATAAAAATGATGAATGGGATGAGGCTTAAACCGTCCTCCTTTTTCTTTAATGAGTTGATGCTGTGAATCATTGATTCACATTTTATATGTTAGACTGTGTAAATCTTGAAGTTGTATCCAAGATCAATTTCTTTGTGTGAACTTGTTTTGTCTTGAAACATCTTTGATGCTAAAGTTCTGAGATTAACAGGGAAAACCAACACCGAGCTCCTCATCTATAAGGCATAGGGccgtgcataatttggtaaataccgaattaccgtaccgaaactgaaaattgaaaattttggtattcgatattttggtattcagtatggtatttggtttaagttttaaaaaaaattggtattaggtatgatatttggtattttaaaatgaaatactgAAATACCGATTCCGTACCGAAATacatattatattacacaatacacatataattatatcataaatataaaaaaaaactaaaatttacttttctttattctctaaaTTCATCAATTAATTCTAAGCAGCACAAGATCAAATTTATTCCTTTATGTTCAGTTTTC
This DNA window, taken from Nicotiana tabacum cultivar K326 chromosome 15, ASM71507v2, whole genome shotgun sequence, encodes the following:
- the LOC107764094 gene encoding mitotic spindle checkpoint protein MAD2, which produces MASRTATKDIITLRGSAAIVGEFFGYAANSILYNRGVYPEESFAKVKKYGLQMLLTQDEGVKTFISNLTAQLSEWLEAGKLQRMVLVIMSKASGEVLERWNFSVETDSEVVEKGVSREKSDKEIMREIQAIMRQIISSVTFLPCLEEPCVFDVLAYTDTDVAVPFTWIESDPKLIANPHMVKLHSFDTKIHKVDTLVSYKNDEWDEA